One Azospirillum brasilense DNA window includes the following coding sequences:
- a CDS encoding DUF2779 domain-containing protein yields MPEYLTKSRYMLGLHCVRRLWRTVHRPQPHQEPVPGSPQEVGQRIGRHAHRLFADGVLIDEPPWEHAAAVARTRALMQDPRVGAIFEAAFEHDAVRIRVDVLERRPGGCWGLREVKSGGAVRDEYIDDVALQAHVLDGCAVRVDSMELLHVNSRYARGSHGIAWPDVFARVEVAPAVESRRSLVPATLSHQLRVVGRDAEPAVEPSKRCLRHGTCEHWEHCSTALPEDWIGWLPHLSHSRHEALAADGIHAIRDIPDHAGLTAAQTRIRDAIRRGEPIVEPGLAARLVPFGPPAVYLDFEAMLPAIPLYPDTRPYQALPFQWSLHRVDGDGRIGHEDFLADGHDDPRRAFAQTLIKALRDSPHPIIVYSSYERSRLAELAAAFPDLARALDEIAGRLHDLLPVVRDAVYHPGFRFRFSIKTVAPALCPDLTYADLDTVADGTTAAVAFERLVTGGLSEEENGRVRRALLAYCERDTLALVKLHRALRVMARPPGELPHRTSVGAGAC; encoded by the coding sequence ATGCCTGAGTACCTGACCAAGTCCCGTTACATGCTGGGGCTGCACTGCGTGCGCCGCCTGTGGCGGACCGTCCATCGGCCGCAGCCGCACCAGGAGCCTGTGCCGGGCTCCCCGCAGGAGGTCGGCCAGAGAATCGGGCGGCACGCCCATCGCCTGTTCGCCGACGGCGTTCTGATCGACGAGCCGCCCTGGGAGCATGCCGCCGCCGTGGCCCGTACCCGCGCCCTGATGCAGGACCCGCGAGTCGGCGCCATTTTCGAGGCGGCCTTCGAGCATGACGCCGTTCGCATCCGCGTCGATGTCCTGGAGCGTCGCCCGGGTGGGTGCTGGGGGCTGCGCGAGGTGAAGAGCGGCGGCGCGGTCCGGGACGAGTACATCGACGACGTTGCGCTGCAGGCCCACGTTCTCGACGGCTGTGCGGTCCGCGTCGACTCCATGGAACTGCTGCACGTGAACAGCCGCTACGCCCGCGGCTCGCATGGTATTGCGTGGCCCGATGTCTTCGCCCGCGTCGAAGTCGCGCCGGCCGTCGAGTCCCGGCGCTCGCTGGTGCCCGCCACGCTGTCGCACCAGCTGCGCGTCGTGGGCCGGGACGCGGAGCCGGCCGTGGAGCCGTCCAAGCGCTGTCTGCGCCACGGCACCTGCGAGCACTGGGAGCATTGCTCGACCGCACTGCCTGAGGATTGGATCGGCTGGTTGCCGCATCTCTCCCACAGCCGCCATGAGGCGCTGGCCGCCGACGGAATCCATGCCATCCGCGACATTCCCGATCACGCCGGATTGACGGCCGCACAGACGCGCATCCGCGACGCCATCCGGCGGGGAGAGCCGATTGTCGAGCCGGGCCTCGCGGCCCGTCTTGTCCCCTTCGGACCGCCGGCCGTGTATCTGGATTTCGAGGCGATGCTGCCGGCCATTCCCCTGTATCCGGACACCCGCCCGTACCAGGCCCTGCCGTTTCAGTGGTCGCTGCATCGCGTGGATGGCGATGGCCGGATCGGGCATGAGGACTTCCTCGCGGATGGCCACGACGATCCGCGGCGGGCGTTCGCGCAGACCCTGATCAAGGCGCTTCGCGACTCGCCACATCCGATCATCGTGTATTCGTCGTACGAGCGCAGCCGCCTTGCGGAGCTGGCCGCGGCGTTTCCGGACCTTGCGCGCGCCCTCGACGAGATCGCCGGCCGTCTGCACGACCTGCTGCCGGTCGTGCGCGACGCGGTTTACCATCCGGGTTTCCGGTTCCGCTTCTCCATCAAGACGGTCGCTCCGGCGCTGTGTCCCGACCTGACCTACGCCGACCTTGACACGGTGGCCGACGGCACGACGGCCGCCGTCGCCTTTGAACGCCTGGTCACCGGCGGATTGAGCGAGGAGGAGAACGGGCGGGTGCGCCGGGCGCTTCTCGCCTACTGCGAGCGCGACACCCTGGCCCTGGTCAAGCTGCACCGGGCGTTGCGGGTTATGGCGAGGCCGCCGGGGGAGCTGCCGCACCGGACATCCGTCGGCGCCGGTGCCTGCTGA
- a CDS encoding AAA family ATPase, with amino-acid sequence MATVYPKDVFEPCAFGMAALPFSHHHELTTLRRLRDALPDHYTIFHSAHVAWWNGKGASFAEADFVIVNRDGDALMIEQKNGRLEETGNALFKTYEDGPSDVVCQMTRCADGLRDGFRKATGGRLALSMLLYCPDHTLGSINAAALPRELVVDRPRAPQLVTIIEKCLGRGTGGSKHGPQHQRVIEFLRNQFQLTVSKERQMELHRISAERLTGGLVDALRRFEMQPLRLRVEGTAGCGKTDIARHYVERWSGAERQTLLVCFNNALAAALQERIGGKAKVATILGFCREFMESRGETIDFAQAGQAGFWSNFLERMEALIITEPPSGAWLFDGLIVDEGQDFEPGQFQILRFFLREDADIVWLEDWRQNLYGKPAFRKDGFVTFHADGNFRTPLRIASFVQRALGVPFNCLNPVPGEGVYVFDYGTEAQQLALLAERIDTCLRRGFAADQIVVLSARGLDHAVFRTSERLAAVALRRFQGYDAAGRPQFTSGHLLCDSIWRYKGLEAPVVILTDVDPMHDRSDDGPTPAARALPVLYCGMTRATWRLELLMARKNPLFARFGKIAAACRS; translated from the coding sequence ATGGCCACTGTTTACCCCAAGGACGTCTTTGAACCCTGCGCGTTCGGGATGGCGGCGCTGCCGTTCAGCCATCACCATGAACTCACGACGCTGCGGCGGCTGCGCGACGCGCTTCCCGATCACTACACCATCTTCCATTCGGCGCATGTAGCCTGGTGGAACGGCAAGGGCGCGTCGTTCGCCGAGGCCGACTTCGTCATCGTCAACCGGGACGGCGACGCGCTGATGATCGAACAGAAGAACGGCCGGCTCGAGGAGACCGGCAACGCTCTGTTCAAAACCTATGAGGACGGTCCGAGCGACGTCGTCTGCCAGATGACGCGCTGCGCCGACGGCCTGCGCGACGGCTTCCGCAAGGCAACCGGGGGCAGGCTGGCGTTGTCGATGCTCCTCTACTGCCCCGACCACACGCTGGGCAGCATCAACGCGGCCGCGCTCCCGCGCGAGCTGGTCGTGGACCGGCCGCGGGCGCCGCAGCTGGTGACCATCATCGAAAAGTGCCTGGGGCGGGGAACGGGGGGAAGCAAGCACGGTCCGCAGCATCAGCGGGTCATCGAGTTCCTGCGCAATCAGTTCCAGCTGACGGTGTCGAAGGAACGCCAGATGGAGTTGCACCGCATCAGTGCGGAGCGGCTCACCGGCGGGCTGGTCGACGCGTTGCGCCGCTTCGAAATGCAGCCGTTGCGTCTGCGCGTGGAAGGAACCGCGGGATGCGGCAAAACCGACATTGCCCGCCATTACGTCGAGCGCTGGTCGGGTGCGGAACGGCAGACGCTTCTGGTGTGCTTCAACAACGCGCTGGCGGCGGCGCTCCAGGAGCGGATCGGGGGCAAGGCCAAGGTGGCAACCATCCTCGGGTTTTGCCGGGAATTCATGGAAAGCCGGGGCGAGACCATCGACTTTGCCCAGGCCGGGCAGGCGGGTTTCTGGTCGAACTTCCTGGAGCGCATGGAAGCCCTGATCATCACCGAGCCGCCAAGCGGCGCGTGGCTGTTCGATGGCCTGATCGTCGACGAAGGCCAGGACTTCGAGCCCGGACAGTTTCAGATCCTGCGCTTCTTCCTGCGCGAGGATGCCGACATCGTGTGGCTCGAAGACTGGCGACAGAACCTGTATGGCAAGCCGGCCTTTCGCAAGGACGGCTTCGTCACCTTCCACGCCGACGGAAATTTCCGCACGCCGCTGCGCATCGCGTCCTTCGTGCAGCGCGCGCTCGGCGTTCCGTTCAACTGCCTGAACCCGGTTCCCGGCGAGGGCGTGTACGTCTTTGACTACGGCACCGAGGCCCAGCAGCTGGCGCTTCTGGCCGAACGCATCGACACCTGTCTGAGGCGCGGCTTCGCGGCCGACCAGATCGTCGTGTTGAGCGCGCGCGGGCTCGATCACGCGGTCTTCCGCACGTCGGAGCGTCTGGCAGCGGTCGCCCTCCGCCGCTTTCAGGGCTACGATGCCGCCGGCCGACCGCAGTTCACCAGCGGTCATCTGCTCTGCGACTCGATCTGGCGTTACAAGGGACTCGAGGCGCCGGTCGTCATCCTGACCGACGTCGACCCGATGCATGACCGGTCGGACGATGGTCCGACACCGGCGGCACGCGCCCTTCCCGTCCTGTATTGCGGCATGACCCGGGCGACGTGGCGCCTGGAACTCCTCATGGCGCGCAAGAACCCGCTGTTCGCCCGGTTCGGGAAGATTGCCGCGGCCTGCCGGTCCTGA
- a CDS encoding inositol monophosphatase family protein, translating to MTEPPMPSAVPFDLRPVLEAAVQAALDAGAHLRAELHRPGGPRGAEGHMPADEEAEWMIRRRLLAVLPCSYRGEETGAVEQPGAPHRWLVDPHDGTSAFLKGYRRGTAVSIALLRNHVPVLGVVYAFAFPDDGGDLIAWAEGCGPLRRNGLPIETDLSGGRLAPGSIVIVSQAAWRRTEANQTCVQPGRFLPLPSIAYRLARVAAGDAIAGVSLAAPCEWDFAAGHALLRASGGTLVDERGHAIRYDDHDRGATRWCFGGAPEAVDDLRRRPWSSVLPGAASMAKTSPRGDSVDWPRAADPACLARAQGCLLGLLAGDALGSRVEFESAAAIRARHPDGVRDLVDGGTWNTIAGQPTDDGELALALARAIIAAGRYDADRVLDAYVDWFHSAPFDIGGTTATALEAAARVASPARREAAHRAASAVSQANGSLMRVAPIGLLHAGRPDQAAEAARADSALTHPHPVCAEACAALTAGIAVAVTGADRRDVYEAALRAVRNDRAPSVTGALRAAAAPPADFETHQGWALIALQNAFHRLLAGASLQDGVIATVSCGGDTDTNAAIAGALLGAVEGRAGVPERWATAILTCRPSARAGARRVRPPHFWPDRALEIAEALLATGPVTSRTAASASGGPGT from the coding sequence ATGACCGAACCCCCGATGCCCTCCGCTGTCCCGTTCGACCTTCGCCCCGTGCTCGAGGCCGCCGTGCAGGCCGCGCTCGACGCCGGCGCCCACCTGCGCGCCGAGCTGCACCGGCCGGGCGGTCCCCGTGGCGCTGAGGGGCACATGCCCGCCGACGAGGAGGCCGAATGGATGATCCGGCGGCGTCTGCTCGCCGTTCTGCCCTGCAGCTATCGCGGCGAGGAGACCGGGGCGGTCGAGCAACCGGGCGCCCCGCACCGCTGGCTGGTCGATCCGCACGACGGAACCTCGGCCTTCCTCAAGGGCTACCGTCGCGGCACGGCGGTGTCGATCGCGCTCCTGCGCAACCACGTCCCCGTGCTCGGCGTCGTCTACGCCTTCGCCTTTCCCGACGACGGCGGTGATCTCATCGCCTGGGCGGAGGGCTGCGGGCCGCTGCGGCGCAACGGCCTGCCGATCGAAACCGACCTGTCCGGTGGCCGGCTCGCGCCGGGGAGCATCGTCATCGTCTCGCAGGCGGCGTGGCGGCGAACCGAGGCCAACCAGACGTGCGTGCAACCCGGTCGGTTCCTCCCGCTGCCGAGCATTGCCTACCGGCTCGCCCGGGTGGCCGCCGGCGATGCCATTGCCGGCGTTTCGCTGGCGGCTCCCTGCGAATGGGACTTTGCCGCCGGGCACGCATTGCTGCGTGCGTCCGGCGGAACCCTCGTCGACGAGCGCGGACACGCCATCCGTTACGACGATCACGACCGCGGCGCGACGCGGTGGTGTTTCGGCGGCGCGCCGGAGGCGGTCGACGACCTGCGGCGGCGCCCATGGTCCTCGGTCCTGCCGGGTGCGGCTTCGATGGCGAAGACGAGCCCACGGGGGGATTCGGTCGATTGGCCGCGCGCGGCCGACCCGGCGTGTCTGGCCCGTGCCCAGGGATGCCTGCTCGGGTTGCTGGCCGGCGACGCCCTCGGTTCGCGCGTCGAGTTCGAAAGCGCCGCCGCGATCCGCGCCCGCCATCCCGACGGCGTCCGCGACCTGGTGGACGGCGGGACGTGGAACACGATCGCCGGCCAGCCGACCGACGACGGGGAACTGGCTCTCGCCCTGGCGCGCGCGATCATCGCCGCCGGCCGGTACGACGCCGATCGGGTCCTCGACGCCTACGTCGACTGGTTCCATTCGGCGCCGTTCGACATCGGCGGCACGACGGCGACCGCGCTGGAAGCCGCGGCGCGCGTTGCCTCCCCGGCGCGGCGGGAGGCGGCGCACCGGGCGGCCAGCGCCGTCAGCCAGGCCAACGGGTCGCTGATGCGCGTGGCCCCGATCGGGCTGCTGCACGCCGGACGGCCGGACCAGGCCGCCGAAGCGGCACGGGCCGACAGCGCGCTGACGCACCCGCACCCGGTCTGCGCCGAGGCCTGCGCCGCCCTGACCGCCGGCATCGCGGTCGCGGTGACCGGTGCCGACCGCCGGGACGTCTACGAGGCGGCGCTGCGGGCCGTGCGGAACGATCGCGCCCCCAGCGTCACCGGCGCTCTTCGCGCCGCCGCCGCGCCGCCCGCCGATTTCGAGACGCACCAGGGATGGGCGCTCATCGCGCTGCAGAACGCCTTTCACCGGCTGCTGGCCGGTGCGTCCCTGCAGGACGGTGTGATCGCCACCGTGTCCTGCGGCGGCGACACGGACACCAACGCCGCCATCGCCGGCGCGCTGCTGGGGGCTGTCGAGGGCCGCGCCGGCGTGCCCGAGCGGTGGGCGACGGCCATCCTCACCTGCCGGCCATCCGCCCGCGCCGGTGCCCGCCGGGTCCGGCCGCCGCATTTCTGGCCCGACCGCGCGTTGGAGATCGCTGAGGCCCTGCTCGCCACCGGGCCTGTCACGTCCCGGACCGCGGCCTCCGCCAGCGGCGGCCCGGGCACGTGA
- a CDS encoding DUF3293 domain-containing protein translates to MNHPIPSSLWDAHAGTVFAVFDGRQETAITIGTSCSRVDRLLMIRGVHRAAFVTAWAPRSRPCSRVANRRPHQRLRGIIGRRGRRRLPGEGRSPQAERASEPSLLILGTPLRDAAILGRSFGQNAVVFVERGRPARLVPSR, encoded by the coding sequence ATGAACCATCCCATCCCTTCATCCTTGTGGGACGCCCACGCCGGGACCGTCTTCGCCGTCTTCGATGGACGGCAGGAGACTGCCATCACGATCGGGACATCGTGTTCTCGCGTTGATCGGCTGCTGATGATCAGGGGAGTGCACCGCGCGGCCTTCGTCACCGCCTGGGCGCCGCGCAGCCGACCGTGCAGCCGGGTGGCGAACCGGCGGCCCCACCAGCGCTTGCGGGGCATAATCGGCCGGCGGGGCCGGCGCCGCCTGCCCGGAGAAGGGCGGTCGCCCCAAGCCGAGCGGGCAAGCGAGCCAAGCCTGCTGATCCTCGGAACGCCACTCCGCGACGCCGCAATCCTGGGCCGTTCCTTCGGCCAGAACGCCGTCGTGTTCGTTGAACGCGGCCGCCCGGCGCGTCTGGTTCCATCCCGCTGA
- a CDS encoding helix-turn-helix domain-containing protein — protein sequence MALHGQGWPMERTARTLGVNRKTVRGWVNFSCRLTPTVTAFSAS from the coding sequence ATGGCCCTGCATGGTCAAGGCTGGCCGATGGAGCGGACCGCGCGCACGCTCGGCGTCAATCGCAAGACCGTGCGCGGCTGGGTGAATTTCTCATGTCGTCTGACACCGACCGTGACGGCGTTCTCTGCGTCCTGA
- a CDS encoding metallophosphoesterase produces the protein MISVTLSPWVFSHRLVVGATEEFAVGDVHGHADLLEAVLETVARLAGGRPSTRLTYLGDLIDRGPDSRRCLELAARSARDHGVGAMHRLMGNHEQMMRLFMEGHPCLFTWCANGGGAALNSFGIDMDEVERALARKHPSRSGWMFEAALQDDVRDRLAAVVPAPVTAMLSAMTGHRRVGKTLFVHAGIDPRTDTFQTLQQPWDALVDHHWAWIREPFLSHRAETFAEDLLVVHGHTPEPEVLDTEQRAPGGGHRLRCGRLNLDAGSYCTGRVAASQLCDGRYRLIVARRCADSGPEPHGPDPACEFAQT, from the coding sequence ATGATCAGCGTCACCCTTTCGCCTTGGGTCTTTTCGCATCGGCTGGTCGTCGGCGCCACCGAAGAGTTCGCCGTCGGCGACGTCCACGGGCACGCCGACCTGCTTGAGGCCGTGCTCGAGACGGTGGCTCGCCTTGCGGGCGGTCGCCCGTCCACGCGGCTGACGTATCTCGGCGATCTGATCGACCGAGGACCGGACAGCCGGCGGTGTTTGGAACTCGCGGCCCGCTCCGCACGTGACCACGGTGTCGGCGCCATGCATCGCCTGATGGGAAACCACGAACAGATGATGCGCCTGTTCATGGAGGGGCATCCGTGTCTGTTCACGTGGTGCGCCAACGGCGGCGGGGCGGCGCTGAACAGCTTTGGCATCGACATGGACGAGGTCGAACGGGCGCTCGCTCGCAAGCACCCCTCCAGGAGCGGCTGGATGTTCGAGGCGGCTTTGCAGGACGACGTCCGAGACCGGCTGGCGGCCGTGGTGCCCGCTCCGGTGACGGCCATGCTGTCGGCCATGACCGGACATCGTCGGGTTGGCAAGACGCTGTTCGTCCACGCCGGAATCGACCCGCGGACGGACACTTTCCAGACCCTTCAGCAACCGTGGGACGCGCTGGTTGACCACCACTGGGCCTGGATTCGAGAGCCGTTTCTCAGCCACCGTGCCGAAACCTTTGCCGAGGACTTGCTGGTCGTTCACGGACACACGCCCGAGCCGGAGGTGCTGGACACGGAACAGCGGGCACCGGGAGGTGGACACCGCCTGCGGTGTGGGCGCCTGAACCTTGATGCCGGGTCCTATTGCACGGGCCGTGTCGCCGCCTCCCAGCTGTGTGATGGCCGGTATCGTTTGATCGTTGCCCGGCGTTGTGCGGACAGCGGTCCGGAACCGCACGGCCCGGACCCGGCCTGTGAATTCGCACAGACATGA
- a CDS encoding metallophosphoesterase family protein, with product MRIFHVSDLHLDNAMSGGPFGWLGRFDVSAYAGGSDDTLVVAGDTAEQVDDAIDALNAAARRFRSVVATWGNHEKGLPTHARAPNLHVLDLQAQGLHIDPVTRVGYVGGCLTPADDGQFTRTEEGLRSLEAAAAVDRIVIVSHFVPTPRIGPLVGLDLREKCNNLLERVPPKATKPTAVVFGHAHIEIDATLDGVRLVSNPRGYRRQRRDQTLFRDFKELAVVA from the coding sequence ATGCGCATTTTTCACGTCTCCGATCTTCACCTGGACAACGCGATGAGCGGCGGCCCGTTCGGCTGGCTGGGGCGCTTCGACGTTTCCGCCTATGCCGGTGGTTCCGACGACACCCTGGTCGTCGCCGGGGACACCGCCGAGCAGGTCGATGACGCCATCGACGCCCTCAACGCGGCCGCCCGGCGTTTCCGCAGCGTGGTGGCGACGTGGGGCAATCACGAGAAGGGACTCCCGACCCACGCCCGCGCGCCCAACCTCCACGTCCTCGACCTGCAGGCCCAGGGCCTGCACATTGATCCCGTGACGCGCGTCGGCTACGTCGGAGGATGCCTCACTCCGGCCGACGACGGCCAGTTCACCCGGACCGAAGAGGGTCTGCGCAGCCTTGAGGCTGCCGCGGCCGTCGATCGCATCGTGATCGTCTCCCATTTCGTCCCAACACCGCGCATCGGCCCCCTCGTCGGCCTAGACCTGCGGGAGAAATGCAACAATCTGCTCGAGCGCGTGCCCCCCAAGGCGACCAAACCCACCGCCGTCGTCTTCGGCCATGCGCATATTGAGATCGACGCCACCCTCGACGGCGTCCGTCTGGTGAGCAACCCGCGCGGCTACCGACGACAGCGTCGCGACCAGACGCTTTTCCGGGATTTCAAAGAACTGGCCGTGGTGGCGTGA
- a CDS encoding ADP-ribosylglycohydrolase family protein produces the protein MLVTLPPDVLDRALGSVVGLTVGKTVEFQPRGLFPPVTDMVGGGPFRLTAGQWTDDTSMALCLAGSLLYAPTRDPRDLMDRIFRWAEEGYNASTGRCFDVGRTTLSAIARFRRTGDPLTGASDPRKAGNGSIMRLAPVVARWHDPPTAERVARAQRVTTLGAAEAVDAWALLARVLGAAITGSRADALAAPAHPGLVPEHPGDRRRRLARDAVASTGYVEHTLEAAFWCCAHTRTFEEALLAGVNLGHDADTVVTVTGQIAGARYGPTGIPPRWAARLHDRERILALGRALVEASGALPGSAGAPS, from the coding sequence ATGCTCGTGACCCTGCCCCCCGATGTTCTCGACCGTGCCCTCGGCAGCGTCGTCGGCCTCACCGTCGGCAAGACGGTGGAGTTCCAGCCGCGCGGCTTGTTCCCGCCCGTCACCGACATGGTGGGCGGTGGGCCGTTCCGCCTTACCGCCGGACAGTGGACGGACGACACGTCGATGGCGCTTTGCCTGGCCGGGAGCCTGCTGTACGCTCCCACGCGCGATCCTCGCGACCTGATGGACCGCATTTTTCGCTGGGCCGAGGAGGGCTACAATGCCTCGACCGGACGGTGCTTCGACGTTGGCCGCACCACGTTGAGCGCAATCGCGCGTTTCCGGCGCACCGGGGATCCGCTGACCGGCGCCAGCGATCCGCGGAAAGCCGGCAACGGCTCGATCATGCGCCTCGCACCGGTGGTCGCGCGGTGGCATGACCCGCCGACCGCCGAGCGGGTCGCCCGCGCGCAGCGCGTCACCACCCTCGGCGCGGCGGAAGCGGTTGACGCGTGGGCGCTGCTGGCGCGGGTTCTGGGCGCCGCCATCACCGGATCACGGGCTGACGCGCTCGCCGCGCCGGCCCACCCCGGCCTGGTGCCCGAGCATCCCGGCGATCGCCGCAGGCGCCTGGCGCGGGACGCCGTCGCGTCCACCGGCTACGTCGAGCACACTCTGGAAGCGGCCTTCTGGTGCTGCGCGCACACCCGGACCTTCGAGGAGGCGCTCCTCGCCGGGGTCAACCTTGGCCACGACGCCGACACGGTCGTGACGGTGACCGGCCAGATCGCCGGCGCGCGGTACGGTCCGACCGGCATTCCGCCACGCTGGGCCGCGCGCCTGCACGACCGTGAGCGCATTCTGGCGCTCGGGCGGGCGCTTGTCGAAGCGTCCGGCGCGCTACCCGGCTCGGCCGGTGCACCCAGCTGA
- a CDS encoding VWA-like domain-containing protein, with amino-acid sequence MQPSSPMSCRIGSFDAAVHTDVVLAANDAEAADRLLLRGGGGTAFRPALNALTAPDLPNGLVALTDGLGCVPPAPPGFPVLWVLTPAGQPPAAWAQSVSLPAHRWGRRRSPPSPTPIRLRRQCS; translated from the coding sequence GTGCAGCCCTCCTCCCCGATGTCCTGCCGCATCGGCTCCTTCGACGCCGCCGTGCACACCGACGTCGTGCTCGCGGCGAACGATGCCGAGGCGGCAGACCGGCTGCTCCTGCGCGGTGGTGGCGGAACCGCCTTCCGGCCGGCCCTGAATGCCCTGACCGCCCCCGACCTGCCGAACGGGCTGGTCGCCCTGACCGACGGGCTGGGCTGCGTGCCGCCGGCCCCGCCCGGATTTCCCGTGCTTTGGGTGCTCACGCCGGCCGGACAGCCTCCGGCCGCCTGGGCCCAATCCGTATCCCTGCCGGCGCACCGCTGGGGCCGTCGCCGGTCCCCGCCCTCGCCCACCCCCATTCGTCTGCGGAGACAATGCTCGTGA
- a CDS encoding DUF2201 family putative metallopeptidase, translating into MSGDDDAAALKRRARALWEEDRATLLLAQPFLAHLAMQLTLVPVVDGRLATAATDGRSVFASAPFLLGLSAADRLFVLAHEVWHCALGHFARQGGREAKRWNIAIDHEVNAMIRAERGSMPAGAVYFPAWEELCAEEVYERLPAVSDLATGDGRGPLADWHGRPDGDGAGPRDPDLTFATAGFAGWPLRVITAARQVERSGGRLPGGAALLVERLSRPALNWRDLIARFVARSRRTDRRWDRPDRRFLARGLHLPGRTASTHRLVVAIDVSGSTLACLPQFLGELAGILTSGAVETVRVLACDAALQLDTELAAGDLAAVARLPLHGGGGTDFRPVFARLQETGPTPDGVIVLTDGFGRAPAAAPAYPVLWALTADGQRPAGWADCVPLPARPCAAPSSETL; encoded by the coding sequence ATGAGCGGCGACGACGACGCGGCGGCGCTCAAGCGCCGCGCCCGCGCGCTGTGGGAGGAGGACCGGGCCACGCTGCTGCTCGCGCAGCCCTTCCTCGCCCATCTGGCGATGCAGCTGACCCTGGTGCCGGTGGTCGACGGCCGCCTCGCGACCGCGGCGACGGACGGGCGCTCGGTGTTCGCCAGCGCCCCGTTCCTGCTCGGCCTGTCGGCGGCGGACCGGCTATTCGTTCTTGCCCACGAGGTCTGGCACTGCGCGCTCGGACACTTCGCACGCCAGGGCGGCCGCGAGGCGAAGCGTTGGAACATCGCCATCGACCACGAGGTCAACGCGATGATCCGCGCCGAGCGCGGGAGCATGCCGGCGGGCGCGGTGTACTTCCCCGCGTGGGAGGAACTGTGCGCCGAGGAGGTGTACGAACGGCTTCCTGCGGTGTCCGACCTTGCGACCGGTGATGGGCGTGGCCCGCTGGCCGACTGGCACGGCCGCCCGGACGGGGATGGGGCCGGACCGCGGGACCCGGACCTCACGTTCGCGACGGCCGGCTTCGCGGGATGGCCGCTGCGGGTGATCACGGCGGCGCGGCAGGTGGAGCGAAGCGGCGGGCGCCTGCCCGGAGGAGCCGCTCTGCTGGTCGAGCGCCTGTCGCGCCCGGCGCTCAACTGGCGCGATCTGATCGCCCGGTTCGTCGCCCGGTCGCGGCGCACCGACCGGCGCTGGGATCGGCCCGACCGGCGCTTCCTCGCGCGCGGCCTGCACCTGCCCGGTCGGACCGCATCGACCCACCGCCTGGTGGTTGCCATCGACGTCTCGGGGAGCACGCTGGCGTGCCTGCCGCAGTTCCTCGGAGAGCTGGCCGGTATTCTGACCAGCGGTGCCGTCGAGACGGTGCGCGTTCTCGCCTGCGATGCCGCGCTCCAGCTCGACACGGAGCTCGCCGCCGGCGATCTCGCCGCGGTCGCCCGGCTGCCTCTGCACGGCGGTGGCGGCACGGATTTCCGTCCGGTGTTCGCGCGTCTGCAGGAAACCGGTCCGACGCCCGACGGCGTGATCGTCCTCACGGACGGGTTCGGCCGCGCACCGGCGGCCGCACCGGCGTACCCCGTGCTCTGGGCTCTGACCGCCGACGGGCAGCGGCCCGCGGGCTGGGCGGACTGCGTCCCTCTGCCGGCCCGGCCGTGCGCCGCGCCGTCCAGCGAAACGCTGTGA